From one Diorhabda carinulata isolate Delta chromosome 12, icDioCari1.1, whole genome shotgun sequence genomic stretch:
- the LOC130900009 gene encoding ABC transporter G family member 23 isoform X2: MDTSTDMEPKNVKRMFSWQNVSFSESATMGDRVEPQAPGPDLVGVNVERPPLVHQHSTIWNRRQNAVSVRHAYKHYGSKKKPNNVLSDLNMTVGKGTIYGLLGASGCGKTTLLSCIVGRRRLNTGEIWVLGGKPGTRGSGVPGKRVGYMPQEIALYGEFTIKETMMYFGWIFGMESKEIYERLQFLLNFLDLPSQNRMVKNLSGGQQRRVSFAVALMHDPELLILDEPTVGVDPLLRQSIWNHLVHITKDGNKTVIITTHYIEEARQAHTIGLMRSGRLLAEESPQVLLTMYQCTSLEDVFLKLSRKQVQVGATDNEEQNMANNISLATLNWSKKEAISVTEESGVVGLNFHQSKEVLVTDSNGHVDGARTPSATQGIKEACDDCGNCSEFTTTGKIRALLQKNFLRMWRNVGVMLFIFALPVMQVILFCLAIGGDPKGLKLAIVNHEKNYTNLTYQECNWERKCSFSNLSCRYIDAINSSTIIKQYYRTPEEAKDAVRMGDAWGALYFTENFTDALVARMALGKDADEETLDQSEVRVWLDMSNQQIGIILQRDLQLSFQNFTKDIFRDCDYNEQLAEIPISFKEPIYGSNQPSFTDFVAPGVILTIVFFLAVALTSSALIIERMEGLLDRSWVAGVTPGEILFSHVITQFVVMCGQTALVLIFMILVFQVECRGDIITVVFITILQGLCGMCFGFVISAICELERNAIQLALGSFYPTLLLSGVIWPIEGMPTILRYISTFLPLTLATTSLRSMMTRGWSIVEPDVYYGFIATIVWIILFLTISLVVLRAKRG; this comes from the exons TGAAAGTGCGACAATGGGTGATCGGGTAGAACCACAAGCTCCAGGGCCTGATTTAGTTGGTGTTAATGTCGAAAGACCCCCATTAGTGCATCAACACTCAACAATATGGAATAGGAGACAGAACGCAGTCAGTGTTCGACACGCCTACAAACACTACGGCTCCAAAAAGAAACCAAATAATGTACTTAGTGACTTGAACATGACCGTTGGCAAGGGAACTAT ATATGGTTTATTAGGAGCATCAGGTTGTGGTAAAACGACGCTTCTTTCCTGTATTGTCGGAAGGAGACGATTGAATACTGGGGAAATTTGGGTTTTGGGAGGAAAACcag GTACAAGAGGTTCGGGTGTACCTGGTAAACGAGTCGGATACATGCCTCAAGAAATCGCGCTCTACGGAGAATTCACGATCAAAGAAACTATGATGTATTTCGGATGGATCTTCGGTATGGAATCCAAGGAAATTTATGAAAGACTGCAGTTTCTACTTAACTTTTTGGATTTACCTAGTCAAAATCGGATGGTTAAAAATCTTAG TGGTGGTCAACAACGAAGAGTATCATTCGCAGTAGCTTTAATGCACGATCCTGAACTTTTAATCCTTGACGAACCAACGGTAGGTGTGGATCCTTTGCTTAGACAAAGTATATGGAATCACCTTGTACATATTACGAAAGATGGTAATAAAACTGTTATAATTACTACACATTATATAGAAGAGGCCCGACAAGCACATACG atTGGCCTAATGAGAAGCGGTCGACTTTTGGCAGAAGAATCTCCGCAAGTTTTATTAACTATGTATCAATGTACTTCATTAGAAgatgtatttttgaaattgtccAGAAAACAAGTTCAAGTAGGAGCAACTGATAACGAAGAACAGAATATGGCGAATAACATTAGTTTGGCTACATTAAATTGGTCGAAAAAAGAAGCCATATCAGTGACGGAAGAAAGCGGTGTAGTAGGATTGAACTTCCATCAAAGTAAAGAAGTTTTAGTTACCGACTCGAACGGGCACGTAGAT ggaGCGAGAACTCCCTCTGCAACTCAAGGTATTAAAGAAGCGTGCGACGATTGTGGAAATTGTTCCGAATTTACGACAACCGGAAAAATTCGAGCTCTCCTTCAGAAAAACTTTTTAAGAATGTGGAGGAACGTAGGGGTGATGCTGTTCATTTTTGCCTTACCTGTGATGCAAGTTATTCTCTTCTGTTTGGCTATCGGAGGAGATCCCAAAGGACTCAAGTTAGCTATCGTTAATCACGAAAAGAATTATACTAATTTGACCTATCAG GAATGTAATTGGGAACGGAAATgttcattttctaatttaagTTGTCGATATATAGACGCAATAAACTCATCGACAATAATCAAACAATATTATCGAACGCCGGAAGAAGCTAAAGATGCCGTTAGGATGGGGGATGCGTGGGGAGCTTTATACTTCACCGAGAACTTTACCGACGCTTTGGTAGCTAGAATGGCTTTAGGAAAAGACGCCGATGAGGAAACGTTGGACCAAAGCGAAGTCAGAGTCTGGTTGGACATGTCTA ATCAACAAATCGGCATAATTCTTCAAAGGGATCTTCAATTATCATTCCAAAATTTCACGAAAGACATATTTAGAGATTGTGATTATAATGAACAATTGGCAGAAATACCGATTTCGTTTAAGGAACCGATCTACGGATCGAATCAACCATCTTTTACAGATTTCGTAGCACCCGGTGTTATTTTAAC AATCGTTTTCTTTTTGGCTGTGGCGTTAACGTCGTCCGCTTTGATTATTGAAAGAATGGAAGGATTATTGGATAGATCGTGGGTGGCAG GTGTAACTCCAGGCGAGATACTCTTCTCTCACGTTATAACACAATTCGTTGTGATGTGCGGACAAACGGCTCTAGTTTTAATCTTTATGATTCTCGTGTTCCAAGTAGAATGTAGGGGTGATATTATAACTGTAGTTTTCATTACTATTCTTCAAGGACTATGCGGAATGTGTTTCGGTTTCGTAATATCCGCGATATGTGAACTCGAACGAAACGCAATTCAATTAGCTTTGGGTAGTTTTTATCCAACTTTATTACTTAGCGGCGTCATATGGCCGATAGAAGGTATGCCTACAATTCTCAGATACATATCCACTTTTCTACCTCTGACCTTAGCTACGACGTCGTTGAGGTCTATGATGACAAGAGGATGGTCCATAGTAGAACCCGACGTATACTACGGATTTATCGCTACTATAGTTTGGATAATCTTATTTTTAACGATTAGTTTAGTTGTATTGAGAGCGAAGAGGGGTTGA